One segment of Rosa chinensis cultivar Old Blush chromosome 6, RchiOBHm-V2, whole genome shotgun sequence DNA contains the following:
- the LOC121049728 gene encoding beta-galactosidase 7-like: MLEWRPKIASRFIWITIWVSSISFDTYADIASEGTADIENEYGPMEYKIGAPGKAYTDWAAQMVVGLNTSFPWILCKQDDAPDPVWGCYSMVCLLRDRHGRHE, encoded by the exons ATGCTGGAGTGGAGGCCAAAGATTGCTTCCAGATTTATCTGG ATTACAATATGGGTTAGCAGTATATCGTTTGATACATATGCTGATATTGCATCTGAGGGCACAGCTGAT ATTGAAAATGAGTATGGACCCATGGAATACAAAATTGGTGCACCAGGTAAAGCCTACACTGACTGGGCAGCTCAAATGGTTGTGGGATTAAACACTAGTTTCCCCTGGATCCTGTGCAAACAAGATGATGCCCCTGATCCTGTT TGGGGTTGCTACTCAATGGTGTGTCTTCTTAGAGATCGTCATGGTAGACATGAATAA